From the genome of Vicia villosa cultivar HV-30 ecotype Madison, WI linkage group LG2, Vvil1.0, whole genome shotgun sequence, one region includes:
- the LOC131653586 gene encoding uncharacterized protein LOC131653586, with protein MLMETRNPSPSPVRVLIRPPPSSSASSSSSTSTTTTTVHPSSAPPPSSDGVVVVGFISQRHDDSTHLLNRVIDSNIFASGNLDKPLLVDDEEASEWFKRRRISYFRDRDKGILFLHFSSARCSTVRDSDEPSPGFDSVVEEIEFGDLQGMLFMFSVCHVIIYIQEGSQFRPRVLRNFRVLQEAKHAMAPFARSQGGPPLPSRVHSSASLSSRAALSGNNSSPGRGAGVGNLNRNASAVSLMSGLGSYTSLFPGQCIPVMLFVFVDDFSDLSVSSTNGEDSSDVSSLNQSSSLSSVAKANLPATKGSGSFVVLARPASRSDGGLRKKLQSSLEAQIRFLIKKCRTLSGSEVTHPGVRTGGASASTALFSLDASRAAVLLDRLSVNKGESLEFATGLVEDVLNGKATSDSLLLESHGQIASKEDLISVKEFIYRQADILRGRGGLVNTNSGSGVGMVAVAAAAAAASVASSKTLTAPDLPSFETWLTSSRHILSRIFCAKGGCLDELENFKRKPRSRNPVYPAVEESLKGTDPLDVAVSWLQCGRGLNTKFSTLWCQRAIPAAKEIYLKDLPACYPTSEHQSHLDKALQAFHSKVKGPAVQLFAKSLEEECSSIWKSGRQLCDAVSLTGKPCKHQRHDVDGSNSELRSLSKPHSSGYFFLHACACGRSRQLHPDPFDFESADAGCFFDCDKLLPAVKLPETEVEGPVHSSAWSLLRIGGSRYYESSKGLLQSGFCATEKYLLKWTIYLEKHKRLNGSTESIMKQSSVIRGPNVEYIADSDKTSDRQTIPAVESGAEDHRIPLDTIKADSKDISFGRGFPIFKMRKPFSEVVAGSAAVDSGFPPLQQRKLPASGSEKDVKQSRPSNQNTERINATIDHQISLKFQDMSFTEGPLHGNGNNNRRDSDPFLRIGRNVVPVYLNGGEKSKPHSSLKHVIVNVGFEHECPRGHRFLLNADHLTELGSFYSSSDESHLSSSMEPTERSQASHTRVSNNASRSKVHRSSNEILSASINKERDVGKSNEVIPNGYLNADGPVYTSIPLKEKNLTSVNILAKAPNLMKDSGRDLHANNKGDDELAFSMLNRNLPIYMTCPHCRRSRNKKDTTEVKFASGISQLKRIFMVTPAFPVILATCPVVQFETSCLPPSVPDRERKLQFSLGCQVILPPDSFLTLKLPFVYGVQLEDGNKHSLNPFEQQPEMTAWISKGTVLQILSKGSSDEGYQT; from the exons ATGTTAATGGAGACTCGAAACCCTTCTCCATCTCCGGTTCGAGTTCTCATCCGTCCACCACCGTCTTCTTCCGCTTCATCCTCCTCCTCCACCTCCACCACCACCACGACCGTTCATCCCTCATCGGCGCCACCGCCTTCATCCGACGGTGTAGTAGTCGTCGGTTTCATATCGCAACGCCACGACGATTCAACTCACCTCCTCAACCGAGTCATCGATTCCAACATCTTCGCTTCCGGTAACCTCGATAAGCCGTTACTCGTCGATGATGAAGAAGCTAGTGAGTGGTTTAAGCGTAGAAGAATTAGTTACTTTCGTGACCGTGATAAGGGGATTTTGTTTCTACACTTCTCTTCTGCTCGGTGTTCGACTGTTCGCGATTCGGATGAACCTTCGCCGGGATTCGATTCTGTCGttgaagagattgagttcggTGACCTACAGGGAATGCTCTTCATGTTCTCT GTTTGTCatgttatcatatatattcagGAGGGGTCACAGTTTCGTCCTAGGGTTTTAAggaattttcgtgtgctacaagAAGCAAAGCATGCTATGGCTCCGTTTGCTAGGTCACAAGGTGGGCCACCGTTACCGTCCAGAGTGCATTCTTCAGCTTCATTATCTTCTCGAGCTGCCTTGTCAGGGAATAATTCTTCTCCGGGAAGAGGTGCTGGTGTTGGTAACTTGAATCGCAATGCTTCAGCTGTGTCTCTCATGTCAGGTTTAGGATCTTATACTTCTTTGTTTCCGGGACAGTGCATACCTGTGATGCTGTTTGTGTTTGTGGATGATTTTTCTGATTTATCGGTTTCCAGTACGAATGGGGAGGACTCTTCGGATGTCTCTTCGCTTAACCAGTCTTCTAGTTTGAGTAGTGTAGCCAAGGCAAATTTGCCTGCTACTAAAGGTTCTGGTTCATTTGTTGTGCTGGCACGGCCTGCAAGTCGATCTGATGGTGGACTAAGGAAGAAACTACAGTCGTCTCTTGAAGCGCAAATTCGGTTTCTGATTAAGAAATGTAGAACATTATCTGGTTCTGAAGTTACTCACCCTGGTGTGAGAACTGGGGGTGCTTCAGCTTCTACAGCTCTCTTTTCACTTGATGCATCAAGGGCAGCTGTTTTGTTAGATCGGCTTTCAGTTAATAAAGGTGAATCTCTTGAGTTTGCCACAGGACTTGTTGAAGATGTCTTGAATGGGAAAGCAACCTCAGATTCTCTTCTGCTGGAAAGCCATGGACAAATAGCAAGCAAAGAGGATTTAATATCTGTTAAAGAGTTCATTTACAGGCAAGCTGATATTTTGAGAGGGAGAGGGGGACTAGTTAATACCAACAGTGGCTCTGGTGTTGGTATGGTTGCTGTGGCAGCAGCGGCGGCGGCTGCCTCAGTTGCATCTAGCAAAACATTAACTGCTCCTGATCTTCCAAGTTTTGAAACTTGGTTAACTTCAAGTCGTCATATTTTGAGTAGAATTTTCTGTGCAAAAGGGGGTTGTTTAGATGAAttagaaaattttaaaagaaaacctCGTTCAAGGAACCCTGTTTATCCTGCGGTGGAAGAATCTTTGAAGGGTACAGATCCTTTAGATGTTGCAGTATCTTGGTTACAATGTGGTAGAGGGTTGAACACTAAGTTTTCAACTTTGTGGTGCCAAAGAGCCATTCCAGCTGCAAAGGAGATATATTTGAAAGATTTGCCTGCTTGTTATCCCACATCAGAACATCAATCTCACTTAGATAAGGCTTTGCAAGCATTTCACTCAAAGGTAAAAGGACCTGCAGTGCAACTTTTTGCAAAATCGTTGGAAGAGGAATGCTCTTCCATTTGGAAATCAGGGAGGCAACTATGTGATGCTGTTAGCTTGACGGGCAAACCCTGCAAGCACCAAAGGCATGATGTTGATGGCAGTAATTCAGAACTGAGATCTTTGTCCAAGCCACATTCAAGTGGCTACTTTTTCCTGCATGCCTGTGCTTGTGGCCGTTCACGACAGTTACACCCAGATCCGTTTGATTTTGAATCAGCTGATGCTGGCTGTTTCTTTGACTGTGATAAGCTACTTCCTGCTGTCAAACTAccagaaactgaagttgaaggaCCTGTTCATTCTTCTGCTTGGAGTTTGCTGCGTATTGGAGGTTCAAGATACTATGAATCTTCCAAAGGCTTACTTCAGAGTGGATTTTGTGCTACTGAAAAATACCTTCTGAAATGGACAATATACCTGGAGAAACATAAAAGGCTAAATGGTTCAACAGAGAGTATAATGAAACAAAGTTCTGTAATTAGGGGACCTAATGTTGAATATATTGCAGATTCCGATAAAACCAGTGATAGACAAACTATCCCTGCTGTGGAGAGTGGAGCGGAAGACCATAGAATACCTTTAGATACTATTAAAGCTGATAGCAAAGATATAAGTTTTGGTAGAGGTTTTCCCATTTTCAAAATGAGAAAGCCTTTTTCTGAGGTTGTTGCTGGATCAGCGGCTGTTGATTCAGGATTCCCTCCTCTCCAGCAAAGGAAATTGCCTGCATCAGGTTCAGAGAAAGATGTGAAACAAAGCAGGCCAAGTAATCAGAATACAGAAAGGATTAATGCAACGATCGATCATCAAATATCTCTAAAATTTCAAGATATGTCATTTACTGAGGGACCTCTTCATGGCAATGGAAATAATAATCGCAGAGACAGTGACCCTTTTTTGAGGATAGGTAGGAATGTAGTACCTGTATACCTTAATGGCGGTGAAAAGAGCAAACCCCATTCTTCTTTGAAGCATGTAATCGTCAATGTTGGATTTGAACATGAATGCCCCCGTGGCCATCGTTTCCTTTTAAATGCCGATCATCTCACTGAACTTGGATCTTTTTACTCATCATCTGACGAATCTCATTTATCTTCTTCTATGGAACCCACTGAAAGAAGTCAGGCATCTCATACTAGAGTAAGCAATAATGCTTCCCGGTCTAAAGTTCATCGAAGCTCGAACGAAATTCTTTCTGCATCCATTAATAAGGAAAGAGATGTtggaaagtcaaatgaagtcaTTCCTAATGGTTATCTGAATGCTGATGGACCAGTATATACTTCTATTCCACTGAAGGAAAAAAATTTGACATCTGTGAATATATTGGCAAAAGCCCCCAATCTTATGAAAGATAGTGGACGGGATCTGCATGCTAATAACAAGGGTGATGATGAACTTGCATTCTCCATGCTGAACCGAAATTTGCCTATCTATATGACCTGTCCTCACTGCAGGCGTTCTAGGAATAAGAAAGATACAACAGAGGTTAAGTTTGCTAGTGGTATCTCACAGCTTAAAAGGATTTTTATG GTCACACCAGCATTTCCTGTAATACTAGCAACATGCCCTGTTGTGCAATTTGAG ACTTCATGCCTGCCTCCATCAGTTCCGGATCGTGAACGGAAATTGCAGTTTAGCCTTGGATGTCAAGTGATCTTGCCACCAGATAGTTTCCTTACCCTTAAATTACCATTTGTTTACGGTGTGCAGCTTGAAGATGGAAACAAGCATTCTCTTAATCCCTTTGAACAACAGCCAGAAATGACTGCCTGGATATCCAAGGGCACAGTACTGCAGATCTTGTCCAAAGGTAGCAGTGATGAGGGATATCAGACATAG